The Streptomyces sp. RKAG293 genome includes a region encoding these proteins:
- a CDS encoding ABC transporter ATP-binding protein, translating into MTTAVTIPKSGGSGERSAVAARARQVTKSYGTTEDTRVVALDAVDVDIARSGFTAIMGPSGSGKSTLMHCLAGLDSVTSGQIWVGDTEITKLKDKKLTQLRRDQIGFIFQAFNLLPTLNALENITLPMDIAGRKPDREWLDRVIETVGLAGRLKHRPNQLSGGQQQRVAVARALAARPEIIFGDEPTGNLDSRAGAEVLGFLRRSVDELGQTIVIVTHDPVAASYADRVIYLADGRIVDDMANPTADSVLERMKSFDARGRVS; encoded by the coding sequence GTGACAACGGCTGTAACGATTCCCAAGTCCGGGGGCAGCGGAGAGCGTTCGGCTGTTGCCGCCCGTGCACGTCAGGTCACCAAGTCGTACGGCACCACCGAGGACACGCGCGTGGTCGCGCTGGACGCGGTGGACGTGGACATCGCCCGCAGCGGCTTCACCGCGATCATGGGCCCGTCCGGTTCCGGCAAGTCGACCCTGATGCACTGCCTGGCGGGTCTGGACTCGGTCACCAGCGGACAGATCTGGGTCGGTGACACCGAGATCACCAAGCTGAAGGACAAGAAGCTCACCCAGCTCCGCCGGGACCAGATCGGCTTCATCTTCCAGGCGTTCAACCTGCTCCCGACGCTCAACGCGCTGGAGAACATCACCCTGCCGATGGACATCGCGGGCCGTAAGCCCGACCGCGAGTGGCTGGACCGCGTCATCGAGACCGTCGGTCTGGCCGGGCGTCTCAAGCACCGCCCGAACCAGCTCTCCGGTGGCCAGCAGCAGCGTGTCGCGGTCGCCCGCGCCCTCGCCGCCCGCCCCGAGATCATCTTCGGTGACGAGCCGACCGGAAACCTGGACTCGCGCGCCGGCGCCGAGGTGCTGGGCTTCCTGCGCCGCTCGGTCGACGAGCTCGGCCAGACGATCGTCATCGTGACCCACGACCCGGTCGCCGCCTCCTACGCGGACCGCGTCATCTACCTGGCCGACGGCCGCATCGTCGACGACATGGCGAACCCGACGGCCGACTCCGTTCTCGAGCGCATGAAGTCCTTCGACGCCCGTGGGAGGGTGTCGTGA
- a CDS encoding MFS transporter, translated as MEWCGVHTLRCTPGEGAAVSGPVERTVRSSAAAEPARPPRRGRIVAALMLAMALAAMDSTIISTAVPQIVGDLGGLSVFSWLFSGYLLAVTVTLPVYGKLADTFGRKPVLLAGIALFLLGSLLCAGAWNMASLIAFRIVQGLGGGAIQGTVQTVAADLYGLKERGRIQAALSTVWAVSAIAGPLAGGFLAGYGDWRWIFLINLPVGAAALVLILRHLHENITRTRHRIDWPGAVALFLAGGLLLLALVQGGIAWDWLSWQSLTLFAASAVCTAGTVVIERRAAEPIIPGWVWRRRVIVSVNLALGALGVLMIAPTVFLPTYAQTVLGLGPVAAGFVLSVMTLSWPLSAALSSRVYLRIGFRNSAVIGMSCATAILAAFPLLPYGGPAWQPALMMLLLGGALGLFQLPLIVGVQSTVGWAERATTTSSVLFCRQVGQSVGAAVFGAVANHTLVARLGAAPASLTPPGGAAEPVRRAVAAAVDHVYVGAAAAAGAAVLVLLFVAPRRFPVLTDGD; from the coding sequence ATGGAATGGTGCGGTGTACACACACTGCGGTGCACGCCAGGGGAGGGAGCCGCCGTGAGCGGTCCTGTGGAACGTACGGTCCGGTCATCGGCCGCGGCGGAGCCCGCGCGCCCACCCCGGCGCGGCCGGATCGTGGCCGCGCTGATGCTCGCCATGGCGCTCGCCGCGATGGACTCGACGATCATCTCGACGGCCGTCCCGCAGATCGTCGGGGACCTCGGCGGCCTGTCGGTGTTCTCCTGGCTCTTCTCCGGCTATCTGCTGGCCGTGACGGTGACGTTGCCGGTGTACGGCAAGCTCGCCGACACCTTCGGCCGCAAGCCGGTGCTGCTGGCGGGCATCGCGCTCTTCCTGCTCGGCTCACTGCTGTGCGCGGGCGCCTGGAACATGGCGAGCCTGATCGCCTTCCGGATCGTCCAGGGGCTGGGCGGCGGCGCGATCCAGGGCACCGTGCAGACCGTGGCCGCCGATCTGTACGGGCTGAAGGAACGCGGCCGCATACAGGCGGCGCTCTCCACCGTGTGGGCGGTCTCCGCCATCGCGGGACCGCTGGCCGGCGGCTTCCTCGCCGGGTACGGCGACTGGCGCTGGATCTTCCTGATCAACCTGCCGGTCGGCGCGGCCGCCCTCGTCCTCATCCTCCGCCACCTGCACGAGAACATCACCCGCACCCGGCACCGCATCGACTGGCCGGGCGCGGTCGCGCTGTTCCTCGCCGGCGGGCTGCTGCTCCTCGCCCTCGTCCAGGGCGGCATCGCGTGGGACTGGCTGTCCTGGCAGTCCCTCACGCTGTTCGCCGCCAGCGCCGTCTGCACCGCCGGCACGGTGGTGATCGAACGGCGCGCCGCCGAGCCGATCATCCCGGGCTGGGTCTGGCGGCGGCGGGTCATCGTCTCGGTGAACCTGGCGCTCGGCGCGCTCGGGGTGCTCATGATCGCGCCGACGGTCTTCCTGCCGACGTACGCCCAGACGGTCCTGGGGCTGGGGCCGGTCGCCGCCGGGTTCGTGCTGTCCGTGATGACGCTGAGCTGGCCGCTGTCGGCCGCCCTGAGCAGCCGCGTCTATCTGCGGATCGGCTTCCGCAACAGCGCCGTCATCGGCATGAGCTGCGCCACCGCGATCCTCGCCGCGTTCCCGCTGCTGCCGTACGGCGGGCCGGCCTGGCAGCCCGCGCTCATGATGCTGCTGCTCGGCGGCGCGCTCGGGCTCTTCCAACTGCCGCTGATCGTCGGTGTGCAGTCCACGGTGGGGTGGGCGGAGCGGGCCACGACGACCTCGTCGGTGCTCTTCTGCCGCCAGGTCGGCCAGAGCGTGGGCGCGGCGGTCTTCGGCGCCGTCGCCAACCACACGCTGGTCGCCAGGCTGGGCGCGGCGCCGGCTTCGCTGACGCCGCCGGGCGGGGCGGCCGAGCCGGTGCGCCGGGCGGTGGCGGCCGCGGTCGACCACGTCTACGTGGGCGCCGCGGCGGCGGCCGGGGCGGCCGTGCTGGTGCTGCTGTTCGTCGCCCCGCGCCGCTTCCCCGTCCTGACGGACGGGGACTGA
- a CDS encoding cellulose-binding protein — protein MSSTATPHGFDTVRGRGYRVEQVERFLEELSEDRDAAWERAARLTVLANEMDTEAKALRESVDALGPASYETLSASAQELLRLVQEEAAAVRERAENEIQYARDAAETARRALQNEARAAAAERRAVAEDQAGRVLDLARGRAGEILTEAQAEAGPVRSEAEQALEATRQDTTRTLTDLDKEQRERLDAFEHEMAEREAGVDSRIGELTGYAERRFEDARTARAEAEEFARHGQEDAEARAAALLAEARMREERIRRESERELREHEERGEEIRAHLAHVRSSLAALTGRPLPDDPSVPEPGPAPE, from the coding sequence ATGAGCAGCACGGCAACACCTCACGGCTTCGACACCGTTCGCGGGCGCGGCTACCGGGTGGAACAGGTCGAACGCTTCCTCGAGGAACTGTCCGAGGACCGCGACGCGGCCTGGGAGCGGGCCGCCCGGCTCACTGTTCTCGCGAACGAGATGGACACCGAGGCCAAGGCGCTGCGGGAATCCGTCGACGCGCTCGGACCGGCGAGTTACGAGACGCTGAGCGCGAGCGCGCAGGAACTGCTGCGCCTCGTCCAGGAAGAGGCCGCGGCGGTCAGGGAGCGCGCCGAGAACGAGATCCAGTACGCCAGGGACGCCGCGGAGACCGCCCGCCGCGCCCTCCAGAACGAGGCCAGGGCCGCCGCCGCCGAGCGGCGCGCCGTCGCGGAGGACCAGGCCGGCCGGGTGCTCGACCTGGCCCGCGGCCGCGCCGGCGAGATCCTCACGGAAGCGCAGGCCGAGGCCGGTCCGGTCCGCAGCGAGGCCGAACAGGCCCTGGAGGCCACCCGGCAGGACACCACGCGCACCCTCACCGATCTCGACAAGGAACAGCGCGAGCGGCTGGACGCCTTCGAGCACGAGATGGCCGAGCGCGAGGCCGGCGTCGACAGCCGGATCGGCGAGCTGACCGGCTACGCGGAGCGCCGCTTCGAGGACGCCAGGACGGCGCGCGCGGAGGCCGAGGAGTTCGCGCGGCACGGGCAGGAGGACGCCGAGGCCCGTGCGGCCGCCCTGCTCGCGGAGGCCCGGATGCGGGAGGAGCGCATCCGGCGGGAGAGCGAGCGGGAACTGCGCGAGCACGAGGAGCGCGGCGAGGAGATCCGCGCCCACCTCGCCCACGTCCGCAGCAGCCTCGCGGCCCTCACCGGCCGACCGCTGCCCGACGATCCCTCGGTCCCGGAACCGGGCCCGGCCCCGGAATAG
- a CDS encoding SUKH-4 family immunity protein translates to MVTFAQAQERAERWINGDVPAYQAREVRVREFDLGFVAWSEPREDGPSSDDGQVRLVIARDSGEATLWPGLPVGEVIRRYEEEYGAVPNDAPPTPPQRLDLEATSFLISPPQWLQDAADKMGIPDRRPGAAPAAAGAPDAPVVPAPAPVPSPASAEISSGAWSGRTTSAGDDSVSVPIPATVFAPPISDSDEAHTPPPMAGAEAKTELMPQGSSLPATIIAPPEGAAGFPIAPATPGAGGPGRPPGPGYAGPGLPPPSGPGVALPPPAGLATPGGPGGPGTSGSAAADIADAETAKAVRGSVPSAGPVRRSPDAPPPPSAPHAPGTPGTPGAPGGGGYLPTQLVPARGPNDPGPAAPGAPGAPGTPGSPPSSGGVNYAATMLAGPGVGGPGASGGPGGPPPPPGVIGGGRGAPPPAPPAQGSSGGVNYAATMLAGPGVGGPGAPGAPGGPGGPPPPGVIGGAGPGGPPPPPGVPGGGRGAPPAPPGPGGPGGGAHYAATMLAGPNPGGPGGPGMPPPPPGAAAPPPPGGYGYPQPPAGVPTVGPGYMAVLSYRAHDGSQQQLIRRSAPGTPHPEWQILHELRALNVPPQQVLELHTELEACDLPGGYCARMIRETWPQVRISHTAPYGREHASRQQGVQHLLTHQGELHQVASAPARPQPQRVPMPDPNQVQRVPPIPLEGIGHELAQAFGPQGLFRFDQRAVSRQGVPDIVAQTLMWAGLPVDFGPFFWAQAQPGRPVPTLAELAQERGVQPASDAGSYLVMGNDFGRQLCVQYGTAHIVAVPLEAGPGGQPVPPQFVNSSLPEFARCLALLGRMWRLRIGLTPDQAGRWTVDFQAQLAAQDPAAIASPDNWWAVLIEQMWDGLL, encoded by the coding sequence ATGGTCACTTTCGCGCAGGCGCAGGAGCGCGCCGAGCGGTGGATCAACGGTGACGTCCCGGCGTACCAGGCCCGCGAGGTGCGGGTGCGGGAGTTCGACCTGGGCTTCGTCGCCTGGTCCGAGCCCCGCGAGGACGGTCCGTCGAGCGATGACGGACAGGTGCGGCTGGTCATCGCGCGGGACAGCGGAGAGGCCACGCTGTGGCCGGGTCTGCCGGTCGGCGAGGTCATCCGCCGCTACGAGGAGGAGTACGGCGCGGTGCCCAACGACGCCCCGCCGACACCGCCCCAGCGGCTCGATCTGGAGGCGACGTCCTTCCTGATCAGCCCACCGCAGTGGCTGCAGGACGCGGCGGACAAGATGGGCATCCCGGACCGTCGCCCCGGCGCGGCTCCGGCCGCGGCCGGAGCCCCCGACGCACCGGTCGTGCCGGCCCCCGCGCCGGTGCCGTCCCCGGCGTCCGCCGAGATCTCCTCCGGCGCCTGGTCCGGCCGTACCACCAGCGCCGGGGACGACTCCGTCTCCGTCCCCATTCCCGCCACGGTGTTCGCCCCGCCGATCTCCGACTCCGACGAGGCGCACACCCCGCCGCCGATGGCCGGCGCCGAGGCCAAGACCGAACTGATGCCGCAGGGCAGCTCGCTGCCCGCGACGATCATCGCCCCGCCGGAAGGCGCCGCCGGCTTCCCGATCGCACCCGCGACGCCCGGCGCCGGCGGGCCCGGCCGGCCCCCGGGCCCCGGCTATGCCGGTCCCGGTCTGCCGCCGCCGTCAGGCCCCGGAGTGGCGCTGCCGCCGCCCGCGGGTCTCGCGACCCCGGGCGGACCCGGCGGCCCCGGTACGTCCGGGAGCGCGGCCGCGGACATCGCCGACGCGGAGACCGCGAAGGCGGTGCGCGGCAGCGTGCCGTCCGCGGGACCCGTACGGCGCAGCCCGGACGCACCGCCGCCGCCCAGCGCGCCGCACGCGCCCGGAACTCCGGGTACGCCCGGCGCTCCGGGCGGCGGGGGATACCTGCCGACGCAGCTGGTGCCGGCGCGCGGCCCGAACGACCCCGGCCCGGCCGCTCCCGGAGCGCCCGGTGCCCCCGGAACTCCGGGCAGCCCGCCGTCGTCCGGCGGTGTGAACTACGCGGCGACGATGCTGGCCGGTCCCGGCGTCGGTGGCCCGGGTGCTTCGGGTGGTCCCGGCGGTCCGCCGCCGCCTCCCGGGGTGATCGGTGGTGGCCGTGGCGCTCCGCCTCCCGCTCCGCCCGCTCAGGGCTCCTCCGGCGGCGTCAACTACGCGGCGACGATGCTCGCGGGTCCTGGCGTCGGTGGTCCGGGTGCTCCCGGTGCTCCCGGCGGTCCTGGTGGTCCGCCGCCTCCCGGGGTGATCGGTGGTGCGGGCCCTGGTGGTCCGCCGCCTCCGCCCGGTGTGCCCGGCGGTGGCCGCGGCGCTCCGCCGGCTCCGCCCGGCCCCGGCGGGCCCGGTGGCGGTGCCCACTACGCCGCGACGATGCTCGCCGGCCCGAACCCCGGTGGCCCCGGTGGCCCCGGCATGCCGCCACCGCCGCCCGGCGCCGCGGCCCCGCCGCCCCCCGGCGGTTACGGGTACCCGCAGCCGCCGGCCGGTGTGCCGACGGTCGGCCCCGGCTACATGGCCGTCCTCAGCTACCGCGCGCACGACGGTTCGCAGCAGCAGCTCATCCGGCGCTCGGCGCCGGGCACTCCGCACCCGGAGTGGCAGATCCTGCACGAGCTGCGCGCGCTCAACGTGCCGCCGCAGCAGGTGCTGGAGCTGCACACGGAGCTGGAGGCGTGCGATCTGCCGGGCGGCTACTGCGCCCGGATGATCCGCGAGACCTGGCCCCAGGTGCGGATCAGCCACACCGCCCCGTACGGCCGCGAGCACGCCTCGCGCCAGCAGGGCGTCCAGCATCTGCTGACGCACCAGGGCGAGCTGCACCAGGTCGCGTCGGCGCCGGCACGGCCGCAGCCGCAGCGGGTGCCGATGCCGGACCCGAACCAGGTCCAGCGGGTACCGCCGATTCCGCTCGAGGGGATCGGCCACGAGCTGGCGCAGGCGTTCGGGCCGCAGGGCCTGTTCCGGTTCGACCAGCGTGCGGTCTCCCGCCAGGGCGTGCCGGACATCGTCGCGCAGACCCTGATGTGGGCCGGGCTGCCGGTCGACTTCGGGCCGTTCTTCTGGGCGCAGGCCCAGCCGGGCCGCCCGGTGCCGACGCTCGCCGAACTGGCGCAGGAGCGCGGGGTGCAGCCGGCCTCGGACGCGGGCTCGTACCTGGTCATGGGCAATGACTTCGGGCGCCAGCTGTGCGTGCAGTACGGGACCGCGCACATCGTCGCCGTGCCGCTCGAAGCGGGTCCCGGCGGGCAGCCGGTGCCGCCGCAGTTCGTGAACTCCAGCCTGCCGGAGTTCGCCCGCTGCCTCGCCCTGCTCGGGCGGATGTGGCGGCTGCGGATCGGGCTCACGCCCGACCAGGCCGGCCGCTGGACGGTCGACTTCCAGGCGCAGCTCGCGGCGCAGGACCCGGCCGCGATCGCCTCACCGGACAACTGGTGGGCCGTACTGATCGAGCAGATGTGGGACGGCCTGCTCTGA
- a CDS encoding SMI1/KNR4 family protein translates to MTTGRPGLGAPPSPRTGGRTVPPNAAYAGQVVHFPDPVRAARHPQGVWVDDDGYPDFSAFARAAAEIAEPPEGFGVDELRLTDYVSANAAMHAAGHELWGSLPPVATPHGWTWHHVAGTRRLELIPVEVKALLRHHGGLAVSTADHSKRGTRPLQETRPVHFGLPKATPHHSGVAITEQQVLDVEEELGYRLPGAYRTFLKAAGGCAPAGVALDPDLGLLLDQPFFTVRDEAAVNDLVYVNKCLRDHFTKDYLAIGYVQGGVLAVKVKGDGTGSVWFCAYDDARDGDHWSSPQERVAELLLPCGDSLDAFLLRLAGNPPELETVANLMVDGGFASAVPVEG, encoded by the coding sequence ATGACGACAGGTCGGCCAGGGCTGGGGGCACCTCCCAGCCCCCGGACCGGGGGACGGACCGTGCCACCGAACGCGGCCTACGCCGGTCAGGTCGTGCACTTCCCGGACCCGGTGCGCGCCGCCCGGCACCCCCAGGGTGTCTGGGTCGACGACGACGGCTATCCGGACTTCTCCGCGTTCGCGAGGGCGGCGGCGGAGATCGCGGAGCCGCCCGAGGGCTTCGGCGTGGACGAGCTCCGGCTGACCGACTACGTGTCGGCCAACGCCGCGATGCACGCCGCGGGGCACGAGCTGTGGGGCAGCCTGCCGCCCGTCGCGACCCCGCACGGCTGGACCTGGCACCACGTCGCGGGCACCCGGCGGCTGGAGCTGATCCCCGTCGAGGTCAAGGCCCTGCTGCGGCACCACGGCGGCCTCGCCGTCTCGACCGCCGACCACTCCAAGCGCGGCACGCGCCCGCTCCAGGAGACCCGCCCGGTGCACTTCGGGCTGCCCAAGGCGACGCCCCACCACAGCGGTGTGGCGATCACCGAGCAGCAGGTCCTGGACGTCGAGGAGGAGCTGGGCTACCGGCTCCCCGGCGCCTACCGCACGTTCCTGAAGGCGGCCGGCGGCTGCGCCCCGGCCGGGGTCGCGCTCGACCCGGACCTGGGACTGCTGCTGGACCAGCCGTTCTTCACGGTGCGTGACGAGGCCGCGGTCAACGACCTCGTGTACGTCAACAAATGTCTGCGCGACCACTTCACCAAGGACTACCTGGCCATCGGGTACGTCCAGGGCGGGGTGCTCGCGGTCAAGGTCAAGGGCGACGGCACCGGTTCGGTCTGGTTCTGCGCCTACGACGACGCGCGGGACGGCGACCACTGGTCGTCCCCGCAGGAGCGGGTCGCGGAGCTGCTGCTGCCGTGCGGTGACTCGCTCGACGCGTTCCTGCTGCGGCTGGCGGGAAATCCGCCGGAGCTGGAGACAGTGGCGAACCTGATGGTGGACGGTGGCTTCGCCAGTGCCGTCCCGGTGGAGGGGTGA
- a CDS encoding sensor domain-containing protein, whose protein sequence is MRTRSRTTTRTNVRIRQAVTAAAVLPVLALAAACSGDDGGSGDGKGKDGATTAPATSAAGSSTGAAKAPLNAAQLRAALVKDTEVPGYKIEASKNEAMSPDDVMTTDKPECQPLADPPSTRPKYARKAFVGASVGKIDPGNLPAGVELTQLLLASHAPGEAGKMVADIRQALDKCTGFTATDGTGKKIPFTIRKGPAVTVGDEAVAYVMSDTSDKEGGTALVTVVRTGDASVTYLSVKGTGQAGDAPLVIARKQDANLKAAEAAG, encoded by the coding sequence ATGCGCACTCGGTCCCGCACCACCACTCGCACCAATGTCCGTATCCGCCAAGCCGTCACGGCCGCCGCCGTGCTGCCCGTCCTGGCACTGGCCGCGGCCTGCTCCGGCGATGACGGCGGGAGCGGCGACGGGAAGGGCAAGGACGGCGCGACGACGGCTCCCGCGACGTCTGCGGCCGGGTCCTCGACGGGGGCCGCCAAGGCACCGCTGAACGCGGCACAGTTGAGGGCGGCGCTGGTCAAGGACACCGAAGTGCCCGGCTACAAGATCGAAGCGTCGAAGAACGAGGCGATGAGCCCCGACGACGTGATGACGACCGACAAGCCCGAGTGCCAGCCGCTCGCCGATCCGCCCAGCACCCGGCCGAAGTACGCGCGCAAGGCGTTCGTCGGCGCCTCGGTCGGCAAGATCGACCCGGGCAACCTGCCGGCCGGCGTCGAGCTGACCCAGCTGCTGCTCGCCAGCCACGCCCCCGGTGAGGCCGGGAAGATGGTGGCCGACATCCGGCAGGCGCTGGACAAGTGCACCGGCTTCACGGCCACCGACGGCACCGGCAAGAAGATCCCGTTCACGATCCGGAAGGGCCCCGCGGTCACCGTCGGCGATGAGGCCGTGGCGTACGTGATGTCGGACACCAGCGACAAGGAGGGCGGCACGGCACTGGTCACCGTCGTGCGCACCGGCGACGCCAGCGTCACGTATCTGTCGGTGAAGGGGACCGGCCAGGCGGGCGACGCGCCCCTCGTCATCGCCCGCAAGCAGGACGCGAACCTGAAGGCCGCGGAGGCCGCCGGCTGA
- a CDS encoding YwqJ-related putative deaminase, translating into MQTTDAADPRLTWSAMGADTAGPPVLRHRRDGILPAVAAALSIRDEVLTCTGSKAEQAPALHPIVQDFLDTLPVAQRERFTGRCPEPVLLSRFLSAVDSSRSKRAARKPLTQSEARKALRGARLTARRIREDGDPEHGSYAPPCRSCAPLLAHFGVRPVDPSAEAA; encoded by the coding sequence ATGCAGACAACGGATGCCGCGGACCCGCGGCTCACCTGGAGTGCCATGGGCGCCGACACCGCGGGGCCACCTGTTCTGCGGCACCGGCGGGACGGCATCCTGCCGGCCGTCGCCGCCGCGCTGTCGATCCGCGACGAGGTGCTGACCTGCACCGGGAGCAAGGCCGAGCAGGCGCCGGCGCTGCATCCGATCGTCCAGGACTTCCTCGACACCCTGCCGGTCGCCCAGCGCGAGCGCTTCACCGGACGCTGTCCGGAGCCCGTGCTGCTCTCCCGGTTCCTCTCCGCCGTGGACTCCTCGCGCAGCAAGCGCGCGGCCCGCAAGCCGCTCACGCAGAGTGAGGCCCGTAAGGCATTGCGTGGCGCGCGGCTCACCGCCCGCCGTATACGCGAGGACGGTGACCCCGAGCACGGCTCGTACGCGCCGCCCTGCCGCTCCTGCGCGCCGCTGCTGGCACATTTCGGCGTGCGGCCGGTCGATCCGTCGGCGGAGGCGGCGTGA
- a CDS encoding SUKH-3 domain-containing protein, producing MPSSPSTRFPVGVDAALRSAGWQPGRWDIKQAEVWADALRAHSSPAGHTHAVSPAAVEAWAEFGGLAIPATTGPGRQIAPTPVLVNPLRGLHLARTLADLGRALETEVSPLGEEMGSGSLLAIDANGHVYAIDHTGDWYLGADIDSALTTLVGGGRPDRLTTA from the coding sequence ATGCCGAGCTCCCCGAGCACCCGGTTCCCGGTCGGTGTGGACGCCGCTCTGCGGTCGGCCGGCTGGCAGCCCGGCCGCTGGGACATCAAGCAGGCCGAGGTGTGGGCGGACGCGCTGCGCGCGCACTCCTCCCCCGCCGGGCACACGCACGCCGTCTCCCCGGCGGCCGTGGAGGCCTGGGCGGAGTTCGGCGGCCTCGCCATACCCGCCACCACCGGCCCCGGCCGGCAGATCGCCCCGACGCCGGTCCTGGTCAACCCGCTGCGCGGGCTCCATCTCGCCAGGACCCTCGCCGACCTCGGCCGGGCGCTGGAGACCGAGGTGTCCCCGCTCGGCGAGGAGATGGGCTCGGGCTCGCTGCTCGCGATCGACGCGAACGGCCATGTCTACGCCATCGACCACACCGGGGACTGGTACCTCGGCGCCGACATCGACAGCGCCCTGACGACCCTGGTCGGCGGCGGCCGGCCGGACCGGCTGACCACCGCCTGA